The following coding sequences are from one Frigoribacterium sp. Leaf415 window:
- a CDS encoding SGNH/GDSL hydrolase family protein has product MPSRHTVTAFLSGVGVTLATTAAAGAGVSRFMQRRNAAASELNALLPVHSAWWRDRFDRKGKLLYVAMGDSAAQGIGASSPARSYVGRLSAYMRRQSHTSLRVVNLSVSGSTTWLCRKDQLPKFEKYEPDVVTVAIGANDIIQFNPESFEKNLRVIYGALPSHAIVGDLPAMWIPDREKKLVEANAIVRRVAGEFGLTVAPLYETTRRQGFFRTYRNSAGDLFHPNDRGYRVWASAFEPAIAARLARIAADEAATAHEAREAEAVAAHTAAAAAAPTADTSSDTPTTDTAGGATTSPTDASADVGGAS; this is encoded by the coding sequence ATGCCCTCACGCCACACCGTCACCGCCTTCCTCTCGGGCGTCGGCGTCACCCTCGCCACCACGGCCGCCGCCGGCGCCGGCGTCAGCCGCTTCATGCAGCGCCGCAACGCGGCCGCCTCCGAGCTGAACGCGCTGCTGCCTGTCCACTCCGCCTGGTGGCGCGACCGCTTCGACCGCAAGGGCAAGCTGCTCTACGTCGCGATGGGCGACTCCGCCGCCCAGGGCATCGGCGCCTCGAGCCCGGCCCGCAGCTACGTCGGCCGACTTTCGGCGTACATGCGCCGCCAGAGCCACACCTCTCTGCGCGTCGTCAACCTCAGCGTCAGCGGCTCAACCACTTGGCTCTGCCGCAAAGACCAGCTGCCGAAGTTCGAGAAGTACGAGCCCGACGTCGTCACCGTGGCCATCGGCGCCAACGACATCATCCAGTTCAACCCCGAGTCGTTCGAGAAGAACCTCCGCGTCATCTACGGCGCCCTGCCCTCACACGCGATCGTCGGCGATCTGCCCGCCATGTGGATTCCCGACCGCGAGAAGAAGCTCGTCGAGGCCAACGCCATCGTCCGCCGCGTCGCCGGCGAGTTCGGCCTCACCGTCGCCCCGCTCTACGAGACCACCCGCCGCCAGGGGTTCTTCCGCACCTACCGCAACTCGGCCGGTGACCTCTTCCACCCCAACGACCGCGGCTACCGTGTCTGGGCCTCGGCCTTCGAACCCGCCATCGCCGCCCGCCTCGCCCGCATCGCCGCCGACGAGGCCGCCACCGCCCACGAGGCCCGCGAGGCCGAAGCCGTCGCGGCCCACACGGCCGCAGCAGCCGCGGCCCCGACCGCCGACACCAGCAGCGACACCCCGACGACGGACACCGCAGGAGGCGCCACCACGTCCCCGACGGACGCCTCCGCCGATGTCGGGGGCGCCTCCTAG
- the arsB gene encoding ACR3 family arsenite efflux transporter, which yields MTTTTTAPARLGTADRFLPVWILAAMGAGLLLAVFVPAFGELLHSFQVGQVSLPIAVGLLVMMYPVLAKVRYSDTRAVAGDRRLLVSSLVMNWVVGPALMFALAWVFLPDLPEYRTGLIIVGLARCIAMVLIWNDLACGDREAAAFLVALNSVFQVVAFAGLGWFYLQILPAWLGLPTTSASFSIWSITLSVLVFLGIPLLAGYLSRRIGEATKGRTWYETRFLPKIGPFALYGLLFTIVMLFALQGQQVVDRPLDVVRIAVPLLVYFAVTFLVAFFTGRAIGLAYDRTATLAFTAAGNNFELAIAVAVGTFGATSGQALAGIVGPLIEVPALVALVYLSLWLRPRLFPSPAPAARIAERI from the coding sequence ATGACGACCACCACCACCGCGCCTGCCCGGCTCGGGACCGCTGACCGCTTCCTACCCGTGTGGATTCTCGCCGCCATGGGTGCGGGGCTGCTGCTGGCGGTGTTCGTGCCGGCGTTCGGTGAGCTGCTGCACTCGTTCCAGGTGGGGCAGGTGAGCTTGCCGATCGCGGTCGGGCTGCTGGTGATGATGTACCCGGTGCTGGCGAAGGTCCGCTACTCCGACACCCGAGCTGTTGCCGGTGACCGGCGCCTCCTGGTGTCGTCACTGGTCATGAACTGGGTCGTGGGACCTGCGCTGATGTTCGCCCTGGCGTGGGTGTTCCTGCCCGACCTGCCGGAGTACCGCACGGGGCTGATCATCGTCGGGCTCGCCCGGTGCATCGCCATGGTGCTGATCTGGAACGACCTCGCCTGCGGCGACCGAGAAGCCGCCGCTTTCCTCGTCGCCCTGAACTCGGTGTTCCAGGTCGTCGCGTTCGCCGGCCTCGGCTGGTTCTACCTCCAGATCCTCCCCGCCTGGCTCGGGCTCCCCACAACGAGCGCGTCGTTCAGCATCTGGTCGATCACCCTCAGCGTCCTGGTGTTCCTCGGCATCCCCCTCCTCGCCGGCTACCTCTCCCGCCGCATCGGGGAAGCGACCAAGGGACGCACCTGGTACGAGACACGGTTCCTGCCGAAGATCGGCCCCTTCGCCCTCTACGGGCTGCTGTTCACCATCGTGATGCTCTTCGCCCTCCAAGGGCAGCAAGTCGTCGACCGGCCCCTCGACGTCGTCCGCATCGCCGTGCCCCTGCTGGTCTACTTCGCCGTCACGTTCCTCGTCGCGTTCTTCACCGGACGGGCGATCGGCCTCGCCTACGACCGGACGGCGACGCTGGCGTTCACAGCCGCGGGGAACAACTTCGAGCTGGCGATCGCGGTCGCGGTCGGCACGTTCGGGGCAACCTCCGGCCAAGCCCTCGCCGGCATCGTCGGCCCCCTGATCGAGGTCCCGGCGCTCGTGGCGCTGGTGTACCTGTCCCTGTGGCTGCGGCCACGCCTGTTCCCCTCCCCCGCCCCGGCAGCGCGCATCGCTGAACGGATCTGA
- a CDS encoding arsenate reductase ArsC, with protein MTDLTTRRGLPGLAFPEDALKRAAGDLATRFEGIFGPETIERYVLESYTALLRTAQVRAHLTTNATRFAVDRLTALGQATGAIERTVPEVLFVCEQNAGRSQMAAVFTKVLSGGGVHVRSAGSMPARDLHPVVAEAMRELGLDLDEAFPKPLTDDVVQAADVVITMGCGDACPIYPSKTYRDWHLTDPAGLPLEKVRLIRDDVRKLVESLLTELGIESKGLPA; from the coding sequence ATGACGGACCTGACCACGAGGCGCGGCCTGCCGGGCCTTGCCTTCCCCGAGGACGCACTCAAGCGTGCCGCGGGCGACCTCGCCACCCGGTTCGAGGGCATCTTCGGGCCCGAGACGATCGAGCGGTACGTGCTCGAGTCCTACACGGCGCTCCTTCGCACAGCGCAGGTCCGGGCGCACCTGACCACCAACGCGACCCGGTTCGCCGTCGATCGGCTGACCGCCCTCGGGCAGGCCACCGGGGCCATCGAGCGGACGGTGCCGGAGGTGCTGTTCGTCTGCGAGCAGAACGCCGGCCGCTCCCAGATGGCAGCCGTGTTCACCAAGGTCCTCTCCGGCGGTGGCGTCCACGTCCGCTCGGCCGGGTCGATGCCTGCCCGGGATCTCCACCCCGTCGTCGCGGAAGCGATGCGGGAGCTGGGCCTCGACCTTGACGAGGCGTTCCCGAAGCCATTGACCGACGACGTCGTGCAGGCAGCCGACGTCGTGATCACGATGGGCTGCGGCGATGCGTGCCCGATCTACCCCAGCAAGACCTACCGCGACTGGCACCTCACCGACCCCGCAGGTCTCCCCCTCGAGAAGGTGCGCCTCATCCGCGACGACGTTCGCAAGCTCGTCGAATCGCTCCTGACCGAACTCGGCATCGAATCGAAGGGCCTCCCCGCATGA
- a CDS encoding helix-turn-helix transcriptional regulator, which translates to MDNRAEVRDFLATRRARLSPEQAGVVSAGGQRRVPGLRRDEVARLAGVSVDYYTRLERGNLGGVSDSVLDAIARALGLDQAETDHLYDLARASVPSRRKAPVTGVQKIAQSPVQHMLDAMTGAVAMVTNTRMDLVAANALGFALYSDMYRSTLRPANHSRYIFLDPGAHDFYPDWERAANVNVAILRRDAGRNPHDAGIAALVGELSIRSDEFRARWAAHDVRRHYTGAKEFGHPAVGLLELDFQVMELQDTPGHSLTVYTAAPGSASDEGLRLLASWAATENVVERARSADPVT; encoded by the coding sequence ATGGACAACCGAGCCGAGGTCCGCGACTTCCTCGCCACCCGCCGCGCACGCCTCTCGCCCGAACAGGCCGGCGTCGTCAGCGCGGGCGGTCAGCGACGCGTCCCCGGGCTCCGACGCGACGAGGTCGCCCGCCTCGCCGGCGTCAGCGTCGACTACTACACGCGCCTCGAACGCGGCAACCTCGGCGGCGTCTCCGACAGCGTCCTCGACGCCATCGCCCGCGCCCTCGGCCTTGACCAGGCCGAAACCGACCACCTCTACGACCTCGCCCGCGCCTCCGTTCCCTCCCGCCGCAAAGCCCCGGTCACCGGCGTGCAGAAGATCGCCCAGTCCCCGGTGCAGCACATGCTCGACGCCATGACCGGCGCCGTCGCGATGGTCACCAACACCCGCATGGACCTCGTCGCCGCCAACGCCCTCGGCTTCGCCCTGTACTCCGACATGTACCGCAGCACCCTGCGCCCCGCCAACCACTCGCGCTACATCTTCCTCGACCCGGGCGCCCACGACTTCTACCCCGACTGGGAGCGCGCGGCCAACGTCAACGTCGCCATCCTCCGCCGCGACGCCGGCCGCAACCCCCACGACGCCGGCATCGCGGCCCTCGTCGGCGAGCTGTCCATCCGCAGCGACGAGTTCCGCGCCCGCTGGGCCGCCCACGACGTCCGCCGCCACTACACCGGAGCGAAGGAGTTCGGGCACCCGGCCGTCGGCCTGCTCGAGCTGGACTTCCAGGTGATGGAACTCCAGGACACCCCCGGGCACTCGCTCACGGTCTACACGGCCGCCCCCGGCTCCGCGTCCGACGAGGGGCTGCGCCTCCTCGCCTCGTGGGCGGCGACCGAGAACGTCGTCGAACGCGCTCGGTCCGCCGACCCCGTCACCTGA
- a CDS encoding GNAT family N-acetyltransferase: MTPGDWPVVERIYQEGIDTGNATFETHTPTWEVFDAGKLAAHRFVAVDDTTGSVLGWVAASATSARPAYAGVVEHSVYIAASAQGRGIGRELLSSFLASVDAGGIWTVQSTIFPENGASLALHDRAGFRRIGTRERIARSDTGPYAGIWRDTVFIERRRRVDPS, from the coding sequence ATGACTCCGGGCGACTGGCCTGTTGTCGAGCGGATCTATCAAGAGGGCATCGATACCGGTAACGCCACCTTCGAGACCCACACCCCCACCTGGGAGGTGTTCGATGCCGGCAAGCTCGCCGCGCACCGGTTCGTCGCCGTCGACGACACCACGGGCTCGGTCCTCGGCTGGGTGGCGGCGTCCGCCACGTCGGCCAGGCCGGCCTATGCCGGTGTCGTCGAGCACTCCGTCTACATCGCCGCCTCGGCCCAGGGCCGAGGCATCGGGCGTGAACTGCTGAGTTCGTTCCTCGCCTCAGTCGATGCCGGGGGCATCTGGACCGTTCAGTCAACGATCTTCCCCGAGAACGGGGCGAGCTTGGCCCTCCACGACCGGGCGGGGTTCCGCCGGATCGGGACGCGGGAACGGATCGCGCGTTCCGACACGGGCCCGTATGCCGGGATATGGCGTGACACCGTTTTCATCGAGCGACGTCGCCGCGTTGACCCCTCCTAG
- a CDS encoding arsenate reductase ArsC: MSTKPTVLFVCVHNAGRSQMAAGYMQALAGDRVDVLSAGSEPKDQINPIAIQAMAEEGIDIAGNQPKVLTTEAVRDSDVVITMGCGDACPIFPGKRYEDWELTDPAGRGIEDVRPIRDDIKGRIQALLAEIAPATA, from the coding sequence ATGAGCACCAAGCCCACCGTCCTGTTCGTCTGCGTCCACAACGCCGGCCGCTCCCAGATGGCCGCCGGCTACATGCAGGCCCTCGCCGGCGACCGCGTCGACGTCCTCTCCGCCGGCAGCGAGCCCAAGGACCAGATCAACCCGATCGCGATCCAGGCCATGGCCGAGGAAGGCATCGACATCGCCGGCAACCAGCCCAAGGTCCTCACCACCGAGGCCGTCCGGGACAGCGACGTCGTGATCACGATGGGCTGCGGCGACGCGTGCCCGATCTTCCCCGGCAAGCGCTACGAGGACTGGGAGCTGACCGACCCCGCCGGCCGCGGCATCGAGGATGTCCGCCCCATCCGCGACGACATCAAGGGCCGCATCCAGGCCCTCCTGGCCGAGATCGCACCCGCGACCGCCTGA
- a CDS encoding ArsR/SmtB family transcription factor, with the protein MPVAELLPLTDVTACCAPLAREAMDAENAEKLARSLKAIADPARLRLISMVAAHDGAEACVCDLTEPLGLSQPTVSHHLKVLVDAGILTRDKRGIWAYYALVPGALDSLGKLLVTA; encoded by the coding sequence ATGCCCGTCGCCGAACTCCTGCCCCTCACGGACGTGACCGCGTGCTGCGCACCGCTGGCCCGTGAGGCGATGGACGCGGAGAACGCCGAGAAGTTGGCCCGCAGCCTGAAGGCGATCGCAGACCCGGCCCGGCTCCGGCTCATCTCGATGGTCGCTGCCCACGACGGCGCCGAGGCGTGCGTCTGCGACCTCACCGAACCCCTCGGGCTCAGCCAGCCGACCGTCTCGCATCACTTGAAGGTCCTCGTCGACGCGGGCATCCTCACCCGCGACAAACGTGGAATCTGGGCGTACTACGCACTCGTCCCTGGAGCTCTTGACTCGCTCGGGAAGCTCCTCGTCACCGCATAG
- a CDS encoding FAD-dependent oxidoreductase, whose amino-acid sequence MSLTLSVPPRTDAPTLAGLPVAVIGAGPVGLAAAAQLLERGVDVVIYEAGPSAATAVRAWGHTRLFTPWEHLVDPAAARLLDTTDWEAPAAKKLPYGADFVRDYLEPLAATPELSGRIRYGHRVAAVSRQGMDRTRSTGRAETPFLLRLDHDGEVRDELARAVIDTSGTYTTPNTLTSSGVGLSHGDDVAGSISHALPDVLGQDRDRFAGRHTVVVGAGHSAANTLIKLAALAKEAPGTTITWAIRSSTPARVYGSAADQLEGRGDLGSAVRDLVRAGAIALVDRFEVDDVTKINDGVQLIGRRRGEPLTVAADVVVNATGFRPDLDMLREVRVSLDEIVEAPRQLAPLIDPNLHSCGTVYPHGVAELGHPEPNFYIAGMKSYGRAPTFLLLTGYEQVRSIADELAGNHEAARLVQLELPETGVCSTNLPDASGCAVDGPAVGACCS is encoded by the coding sequence ATGAGCCTCACCCTCTCTGTCCCGCCCCGCACCGACGCCCCCACCCTCGCCGGGCTCCCCGTCGCCGTCATCGGCGCCGGCCCTGTCGGCCTCGCCGCTGCCGCGCAGCTCCTCGAACGTGGCGTCGACGTCGTGATCTACGAAGCCGGCCCGAGCGCCGCGACGGCGGTCCGTGCGTGGGGCCACACGCGCCTGTTCACCCCGTGGGAGCACCTCGTCGACCCGGCCGCCGCGCGCCTCCTCGACACCACCGACTGGGAGGCCCCGGCAGCGAAGAAGCTCCCCTACGGTGCCGACTTCGTCCGCGACTACCTCGAACCCCTCGCCGCGACCCCTGAGCTGTCCGGCCGTATTCGGTACGGGCACCGGGTCGCCGCGGTGTCCCGGCAGGGCATGGACCGCACCCGCTCCACCGGTCGTGCCGAGACCCCGTTCCTGTTGCGCCTCGACCACGACGGCGAGGTGCGCGACGAACTCGCCCGCGCCGTCATCGACACCTCCGGCACCTACACGACCCCCAACACCCTCACCTCCTCTGGGGTCGGCCTCTCCCACGGCGACGACGTCGCCGGCAGCATCAGCCACGCCCTGCCCGACGTCCTCGGCCAGGACCGGGACCGGTTCGCCGGCCGCCACACGGTCGTCGTCGGCGCCGGTCACTCGGCCGCGAACACCCTCATCAAGCTCGCGGCCCTCGCCAAGGAAGCCCCCGGGACGACGATCACGTGGGCGATCCGCAGCAGCACTCCCGCCCGGGTCTACGGGTCCGCAGCCGACCAGCTCGAAGGCCGCGGCGACCTCGGCAGCGCCGTCCGCGACCTCGTCCGTGCGGGCGCGATCGCCCTCGTGGACCGGTTCGAGGTCGACGACGTCACCAAGATCAACGACGGCGTGCAGCTCATCGGGCGTCGCCGCGGTGAGCCCCTGACGGTCGCTGCGGACGTGGTGGTGAACGCGACCGGGTTCCGCCCTGACCTCGACATGCTCCGTGAGGTCCGGGTGTCCCTGGACGAGATCGTCGAAGCACCCCGGCAGCTCGCGCCGTTGATCGACCCGAACCTGCACTCCTGCGGCACCGTCTACCCGCACGGCGTCGCGGAGCTGGGGCACCCGGAGCCGAACTTCTACATCGCCGGCATGAAGTCCTATGGCCGTGCCCCGACGTTCCTTCTCCTCACTGGCTACGAGCAGGTCCGCTCCATCGCGGACGAACTCGCCGGCAACCACGAAGCCGCCCGTCTGGTTCAGCTCGAACTCCCTGAGACGGGTGTCTGCTCGACGAACCTCCCGGACGCCTCCGGGTGCGCCGTCGACGGGCCGGCAGTAGGTGCGTGCTGCTCGTGA